The following coding sequences are from one Bos taurus isolate L1 Dominette 01449 registration number 42190680 breed Hereford chromosome 26, ARS-UCD2.0, whole genome shotgun sequence window:
- the RBP4 gene encoding retinol-binding protein 4 precursor, with the protein MEWVWALVLLAALGSARAERDCRVSSFRVKENFDKARFAGTWYAMAKKDPEGLFLQDNIVAEFSVDENGHMSATAKGRVRLLNNWDVCADMVGTFTDTEDPAKFKMKYWGVASFLQKGNDDHWIIDTDYETFAVQYSCRLLNLDGTCADSYSFVFARDPSGFSPEVQKIVRQRQEELCLARQYRLIPHNGYCDGKSERNIL; encoded by the exons ATGGAGTGGGTGTGGGCGCTGGTGCTACTGGCGGCGCTGGGCAGCGCCCGGGCGGAGCGCGACTGCCGGGTGAGCAGCTTCCGAGTCAAGGAGAACTTCGACAAGGCTCGC tTCGCCGGCACCTGGTACGCCATGGCCAAGAAGGACCCCGAGGGCCTGTTTCTGCAAGACAACATCGTCGCCGAGTTCTCCGTGGACGAGAATGGCCACATGAGCGCCACGGCCAAGGGCCGAGTCCGTCTCTTAAA TAACTGGGACGTGTGTGCAGACATGGTGGGCACCTTCACAGACACTGAGGACCCTGCCAAGTTCAAGATGAAGTACTGGGGCGTAGCGTCCTTTCTCCAGAAAGGAA ACGATGACCACTGGATCATTGACACGGACTACGAGACCTTTGCCGTGCAGTACTCCTGCCGCCTCCTGAACCTCGATGGCACCTGCGCTGACAGCTACTCTTTCGTGTTTGCCCGAGACCCCAGCGGCTTTTCCCCGGAAGTGCAGAAAATCGTGCGGCAGAGGCAGGAGGAGCTGTGCCTGGCCAGGCAGTACCGGCTGATCCCTCACAACG GTTACTGTGATggcaagtcagaaagaaacatTTTGTAG